A genomic window from Arthrobacter sp. FW305-BF8 includes:
- a CDS encoding GNAT family N-acetyltransferase, with protein sequence MAIEIRPATQFEDVKAVLGPKRPDATVCWCLSYRIPSKQNVELRATARGELVQELLTQDPPPGVLAYDGGEAVGWAGVHPRADTSFARNRRIPHVDDLDVWSVWCIRVRPGHRGKGLSHRLLQGAVDFARSYGAPAIEGYPVDNGGKKVDLTMAYVGTRKLFEEAGFTKAAETDSVLNGFPRVLMRLELG encoded by the coding sequence ATGGCGATCGAAATTCGTCCGGCGACGCAGTTTGAGGACGTGAAAGCGGTGCTCGGGCCCAAGCGGCCGGACGCAACGGTGTGCTGGTGCCTCAGCTACCGCATCCCGTCAAAGCAGAACGTGGAGCTTCGGGCCACCGCCCGCGGGGAGCTGGTCCAGGAACTGCTCACACAGGATCCGCCGCCCGGGGTGCTGGCATACGACGGCGGCGAGGCAGTTGGGTGGGCGGGTGTCCATCCCCGCGCCGATACCAGCTTCGCCCGCAACCGCCGGATCCCCCACGTGGACGATCTGGACGTCTGGTCGGTGTGGTGCATCCGGGTCCGGCCTGGGCATCGGGGAAAGGGACTCTCCCATCGGCTGCTGCAGGGCGCCGTCGACTTTGCGCGCTCCTACGGCGCGCCCGCCATTGAGGGTTATCCGGTGGACAACGGGGGCAAGAAGGTGGACCTGACCATGGCCTACGTGGGCACCCGCAAACTATTTGAGGAGGCCGGTTTCACCAAGGCCGCGGAGACGGACTCCGTCCTCAACGGCTTCCCGCGGGTACTCATGCGCCTTGAGCTGGGCTGA
- a CDS encoding macrolide family glycosyltransferase produces the protein MHFAFVCLPATGHVNPTLPLVAELVRRGHRVTYVTSAKYAAAVESAGASFFENGEDLSAQFPRFGNTAPGSPGDDAGRSPRVGMLAGLGAGMMSGLLDRLLERAREDFPALLAKLAADQPDAVCYDAMTLAGKMAAMKLSLPDIALLPTYATNEHFSMRELMPTRPPAEMLRAWKQARQLIGDFAAEQGLAGFNFMEGPPASLNICFIPREFQPAGDTFDDRFHFVGPSLGRRVDGEEWEPRVKEGPLLFISLGTTPLNDRPDFFRMCLEAFAGTKWQVAMAIGDRMDGAELGEIPESVEVRPFFPQLDVLRHADVFLSHTGMNSTMEALYLAVPIVAFPLQPEQEANARRVEDLGLGRRLPTDAVTPQLIHDVVTDVSRDQGIRSAVAAMSQRVGSSGGAAAAADAMEQYLSAPA, from the coding sequence ATGCATTTCGCCTTCGTTTGCCTGCCAGCCACGGGCCATGTGAACCCAACGCTGCCTTTGGTCGCAGAGCTGGTTAGGCGGGGCCACCGCGTCACGTATGTCACCTCGGCCAAGTACGCAGCCGCCGTCGAATCTGCCGGGGCCAGCTTCTTCGAGAACGGCGAGGACCTGTCCGCGCAGTTCCCCCGGTTCGGCAATACGGCGCCGGGCAGTCCCGGGGACGACGCCGGCCGGTCGCCTCGGGTGGGCATGCTCGCGGGGCTGGGGGCGGGGATGATGTCTGGACTGCTCGACCGGCTGCTGGAGAGGGCGCGCGAAGATTTTCCCGCCTTGCTGGCCAAGCTCGCTGCCGATCAGCCGGACGCCGTCTGCTACGACGCCATGACCCTCGCCGGGAAGATGGCCGCCATGAAGCTTTCCCTGCCCGACATCGCGTTACTGCCGACCTATGCCACCAACGAACATTTCTCCATGCGGGAGCTGATGCCCACCCGTCCGCCGGCAGAAATGCTGCGGGCCTGGAAACAGGCACGCCAGCTCATCGGGGATTTCGCCGCGGAGCAGGGTCTGGCAGGATTTAACTTCATGGAAGGACCGCCGGCTTCCTTGAACATCTGTTTCATCCCGCGGGAATTCCAGCCCGCAGGAGACACCTTCGATGACCGCTTCCACTTCGTGGGACCCAGCCTTGGCCGGAGGGTGGACGGGGAGGAATGGGAGCCCCGCGTGAAGGAAGGGCCACTGCTGTTCATTTCGCTGGGAACGACGCCGCTGAACGACCGGCCGGATTTCTTCCGTATGTGCCTGGAAGCCTTCGCGGGCACCAAATGGCAGGTGGCCATGGCCATCGGCGACCGAATGGATGGGGCTGAACTGGGGGAGATCCCGGAGAGCGTGGAGGTCCGGCCTTTCTTCCCACAGCTGGATGTTCTGCGGCATGCCGATGTGTTCCTCTCCCACACGGGGATGAACTCGACCATGGAGGCGCTGTATCTGGCCGTCCCCATCGTGGCGTTTCCGCTGCAGCCGGAACAGGAGGCCAATGCGCGCCGCGTCGAGGACCTGGGGCTGGGACGCCGCCTTCCCACGGACGCCGTCACGCCACAGCTGATCCACGACGTCGTGACGGACGTCAGCCGGGACCAAGGGATCCGGAGCGCCGTTGCGGCGATGAGCCAACGCGTCGGCAGCTCTGGCGGGGCAGCGGCAGCCGCCGACGCCATGGAGCAGTACCTGAGCGCCCCAGCCTAA
- a CDS encoding helix-turn-helix transcriptional regulator → MTESTVTPAAPETAEGLKPLLGAITRLSAAPLSQIAQRLHQATLPYLRSSALVIFTEDCTGRPQKKSGDEAVISQVSIAELDAIRAALSGSETWHGRTPIGGQERPVLALPSPTNALLVLVDPEPAAGEAGGGPSGQEVPVPWLVRYLWTLAAERIREKVADAPPSYLIESRAASAERVRVTAELVDRHSTTLETLLAALRSPSLADEVARKSATDVAAKALVELRTLNDRTTELVEEPVATAFQRLREDLRPLMHFSGIDVQFIEPPVNGRALPGEVAHAARAIVRGLVLAMVEQPDVRRIRTQWDCDGENLLINVRDDGLGSLSAEAPSIARLAQRVEVLDGRMTIDLMQGWGADVAVALPLDPPGRKLPDVAAWNLGDRELEVLQLLAAGQRNRAIAAKLHVSENTVKFHLRNIYRKLGATSRTEAIALAHSNGLR, encoded by the coding sequence ATCACCGAATCCACCGTTACGCCCGCCGCGCCCGAGACCGCCGAAGGCCTGAAGCCCCTGCTTGGGGCGATCACGCGGCTGTCGGCCGCTCCGCTGTCCCAGATTGCCCAGCGCTTGCACCAGGCCACGCTCCCCTACCTGCGGAGCAGCGCCCTGGTGATCTTTACCGAAGACTGCACAGGCCGGCCGCAGAAGAAGTCCGGCGACGAGGCCGTCATCAGCCAGGTGTCCATCGCCGAACTGGACGCCATCAGGGCGGCACTTTCAGGAAGCGAAACGTGGCATGGCCGGACACCGATCGGCGGGCAGGAGCGCCCGGTCCTCGCCCTCCCCTCGCCCACAAATGCTCTTCTGGTTCTGGTCGATCCCGAGCCGGCGGCGGGCGAAGCCGGAGGGGGACCTTCCGGGCAGGAAGTTCCGGTGCCGTGGCTGGTCCGCTACCTGTGGACCCTCGCGGCCGAGCGGATCCGCGAAAAGGTGGCGGATGCACCGCCGTCGTACCTCATCGAGTCCCGGGCGGCGTCCGCCGAACGGGTCAGGGTGACGGCGGAGCTGGTGGACCGGCATTCGACGACGCTGGAGACCCTGCTCGCCGCGCTGCGCTCCCCCTCCTTGGCTGACGAGGTGGCACGGAAGTCCGCCACGGACGTCGCCGCCAAGGCCCTCGTGGAACTGCGGACGTTGAACGACCGCACCACCGAACTCGTCGAAGAACCTGTTGCCACGGCGTTCCAGCGCCTCCGTGAGGATCTTCGCCCGCTCATGCACTTCAGCGGCATCGACGTCCAGTTCATCGAGCCGCCGGTCAATGGCCGGGCACTTCCCGGGGAAGTTGCGCATGCTGCCAGGGCAATCGTCCGGGGCCTCGTGCTGGCAATGGTTGAACAGCCGGACGTGCGGCGCATCCGCACCCAGTGGGACTGTGACGGCGAGAACCTCCTCATCAACGTGCGCGATGACGGCCTGGGCAGCCTTTCGGCCGAGGCCCCCAGCATCGCCCGCCTGGCGCAACGCGTGGAGGTCCTGGACGGCCGGATGACGATTGACCTGATGCAGGGCTGGGGTGCCGACGTCGCAGTCGCCCTGCCGCTGGACCCGCCCGGGCGCAAGCTGCCCGACGTCGCCGCCTGGAACCTGGGCGATCGCGAACTCGAGGTGCTGCAGCTGCTCGCGGCCGGGCAGCGCAACCGGGCGATCGCGGCAAAGCTGCACGTCAGCGAGAACACGGTGAAGTTTCATCTCCGCAACATCTATCGCAAGCTCGGCGCCACGTCGCGCACCGAAGCGATCGCCCTGGCGCACAGCAACGGCCTGCGCTAG
- a CDS encoding EAL domain-containing protein → MDESPPDGEHTPELFRNVDGETLRRQVLEIISDVLADSDPQKAWAREQLLHLLAAHMDDPEQALLHHLISTRNVPASSHEDSAEDPPGNTPAAPAKRMLLTAFQPIRQLPGGDVIGVEALARFVSHEGTSPDVWFRGAAAMGLGPDLEIAALHLALSAAGEIPPHLFASVNLSPTACADPRVQALILGGTVDPERMVIEIMGDISDRDLTALTTVLSPLRQDGVRLAVDGSGPAATSAKQILHLLPDIIKVDCDFLAGAAASGHQPAAPPFVFALAEQTGATLSAEGIESAEELAAVVELGITRGQGYLLGRPSVDPRDWAAWTGKTDPVEDRG, encoded by the coding sequence ATGGACGAGTCGCCTCCGGACGGTGAACATACACCGGAACTGTTCCGCAACGTGGACGGGGAAACGCTCCGGCGCCAGGTGCTGGAGATCATCAGCGATGTCCTGGCAGACTCCGATCCGCAGAAGGCCTGGGCCAGGGAGCAACTGCTCCACCTGCTGGCGGCCCACATGGACGACCCCGAACAGGCGCTGCTGCACCACCTGATCAGCACCAGGAACGTCCCCGCTTCCTCACACGAGGATTCAGCCGAGGATCCTCCCGGGAACACCCCGGCCGCACCGGCAAAGAGAATGCTACTGACGGCCTTCCAGCCCATCAGGCAACTGCCGGGCGGAGACGTGATCGGCGTTGAAGCGCTGGCACGGTTCGTCAGCCACGAAGGGACCAGCCCAGACGTCTGGTTCCGGGGAGCCGCGGCCATGGGGCTGGGGCCCGACCTGGAAATCGCAGCCCTGCACCTCGCTCTTTCCGCGGCAGGAGAAATTCCGCCCCACCTTTTCGCGTCAGTCAACCTCAGCCCCACCGCCTGCGCCGATCCCCGCGTTCAGGCACTGATACTGGGAGGGACCGTCGACCCGGAGCGGATGGTCATCGAAATCATGGGCGACATATCGGACCGCGACCTGACGGCCCTCACCACGGTCCTGAGCCCGCTGCGCCAGGACGGTGTGCGTCTTGCCGTGGACGGCTCCGGTCCGGCGGCCACCTCGGCGAAGCAAATCCTCCATCTGCTACCCGACATCATCAAAGTCGACTGCGACTTCCTCGCCGGTGCCGCCGCTTCAGGACACCAGCCTGCTGCACCCCCCTTCGTTTTTGCCTTGGCCGAGCAGACCGGCGCGACGCTGTCCGCAGAGGGAATCGAAAGCGCAGAGGAGCTCGCCGCCGTTGTGGAACTGGGAATCACCAGAGGCCAGGGCTATCTGCTCGGCAGGCCATCGGTTGATCCCCGCGACTGGGCGGCGTGGACCGGCAAAACTGACCCGGTGGAGGACCGCGGATAA
- a CDS encoding IclR family transcriptional regulator produces the protein MASNNVLDSDAEGEGGQGGVQSVDRALAVLEILARDGHAGVSEIAGEMGIHKSTVSRLLGSLVVREMVHQNSERGKYQLGFGILRLASSIPGRLSLVREARPVLENLAEEFKETVNLAVLRSNYAVNVDQAMGPSTLATFDWVGSLTPLHATSSGKVLLAALTADERERILKETGLPARTPRTITKRDKLEKQLIDVVHNGYAVTLEEFEIGLNSMAVPVYNHLGTAIGAVSISGPAFRFDPKKTPGLIEGLGQAGQRISANMGYTRR, from the coding sequence ATGGCTTCGAATAATGTCCTTGATTCCGATGCCGAGGGTGAGGGCGGCCAGGGCGGCGTCCAGTCCGTCGACAGGGCTCTCGCTGTGCTGGAGATACTGGCCCGCGACGGCCATGCAGGCGTGAGCGAAATCGCCGGGGAAATGGGCATTCACAAGTCCACCGTTTCGAGGCTGCTCGGTTCGCTCGTAGTCAGGGAGATGGTTCACCAGAACAGCGAACGGGGCAAGTATCAGCTGGGATTCGGCATCCTTCGCCTGGCCAGTTCCATTCCCGGCCGGCTTAGCCTGGTCCGCGAGGCGCGCCCGGTACTCGAAAACCTGGCCGAGGAATTCAAGGAAACCGTCAACCTCGCCGTCCTGCGCTCCAATTATGCCGTCAACGTAGACCAGGCCATGGGGCCGTCAACCCTGGCCACCTTCGACTGGGTGGGAAGCCTGACGCCCTTGCACGCGACGTCGAGCGGGAAGGTCCTGCTGGCAGCGCTGACCGCAGACGAACGTGAGCGCATCCTGAAAGAGACAGGACTGCCGGCCCGGACACCGCGGACCATCACCAAGCGGGACAAGCTCGAAAAGCAGCTGATCGACGTCGTCCACAACGGCTACGCGGTGACCCTCGAAGAGTTCGAAATAGGGCTGAACTCCATGGCGGTGCCCGTCTACAACCACCTGGGAACGGCGATCGGGGCGGTCAGCATCTCCGGCCCGGCCTTCCGCTTCGACCCCAAAAAGACACCCGGCCTCATCGAGGGCCTGGGCCAGGCTGGCCAGCGGATCAGCGCCAACATGGGCTACACGCGGCGTTAG
- a CDS encoding alpha-L-rhamnosidase, whose translation MTAAASHTSVQNSLRDAAWISPAETGCTEAGSRPAYWLRGTFDRTAANQNPDAPNAADERVVVHATAHGIYELFVNGTRVGEDELTPGFTSYRKRLQVQRWDITELLVSGPNVVAALLSDGWFRGRHGFERRPDGFGTETAFLASVTNAPGTQTFLSTGDSWLCRESHINRADLMDGQTTDFRRKEPAWLSPSGDAGPGSAGTAGTTAEGWVPVVRPAGPLYEDRSRLVLPVSPPARRIEELRPVSVATPEPGITVVDFGQNINGWVRLGSLGPEGTRTVLRHGEVLDKDGLVATANIRAFNFASKTPLPAGQVDEAVSAGRPGDVFEPRHTTHGFRYVQVEGQPGTLAAEDITAVVVHTPLDRSGWFECSDPRLNALHGAISWSFRGNACDVPTDCPQRERSGFTGDWQVFVDTAALMFDVAAFSEKWLRDLAADQWPGGRVPTVVPNPAGDGPSGNAFEDMAAGSAGWGDAAVLVPWSLWRAYGDKPALARAFPTMRGWVDYAAAAAAGARHPERSGRRPVPLAHEGFLWDTGFHFGEWLEPDSPPNPDPSRDHGIVATAYLFRSASVLARTAKVLGDAAAAAHYEVLAEQVQAAWRTEYLDENGILGEESQGHYVRGLAFGLVPEALTHRTAARLVELIRGNGNRLGTGFLATGLLLPVLADHGYLDVAYELLLSTGTPSWLGMLEAGATTMWEWWDGVTEQGARGSLNHYSKGAVGAFLYTHLAGIRLPEDPAAEETAYRRVTIAPQPGGGITSASAAVVTPQGRISVSWTLEHSQFTLEVDLPDGVRAAVELPDGSSRLVAGGSHHCSCEFRVNPAQGV comes from the coding sequence GTGACTGCCGCTGCTTCGCACACCTCCGTCCAGAATTCGCTGCGTGATGCCGCCTGGATTTCCCCTGCTGAGACGGGCTGCACGGAAGCCGGCAGCCGGCCCGCGTACTGGCTCCGTGGCACCTTCGACCGGACTGCCGCCAACCAGAACCCGGACGCCCCGAACGCTGCCGACGAACGCGTTGTTGTGCATGCCACCGCCCACGGCATCTACGAGCTCTTCGTCAACGGAACGCGAGTTGGCGAGGACGAACTAACCCCCGGCTTCACGTCCTACCGGAAGCGGCTCCAGGTGCAGCGGTGGGACATCACCGAACTGCTGGTCAGCGGCCCAAACGTCGTTGCCGCCCTGCTCTCGGACGGGTGGTTCCGGGGCCGGCACGGCTTCGAGCGCCGGCCGGACGGCTTCGGAACCGAGACCGCCTTCCTGGCGTCGGTCACCAACGCCCCCGGCACGCAGACCTTCCTCAGCACCGGCGACAGCTGGCTCTGCCGCGAAAGCCACATCAACCGCGCCGACCTGATGGACGGGCAGACCACCGATTTCCGCCGCAAGGAGCCCGCCTGGCTCAGCCCGTCCGGCGATGCCGGCCCTGGCTCTGCCGGGACAGCGGGAACGACGGCGGAGGGCTGGGTTCCGGTGGTCCGGCCAGCCGGTCCGCTTTATGAGGACCGCTCCCGGTTGGTCCTGCCGGTCTCGCCGCCGGCGCGGCGCATCGAGGAGCTGAGGCCCGTCTCGGTGGCAACCCCGGAACCGGGCATCACCGTCGTCGATTTCGGGCAGAACATCAACGGCTGGGTCCGGCTGGGCAGCCTGGGGCCGGAAGGGACACGGACTGTCCTCCGGCACGGTGAAGTCCTGGACAAGGACGGCCTGGTTGCCACGGCGAACATCCGCGCCTTCAACTTCGCCTCCAAGACGCCACTGCCCGCCGGACAGGTCGACGAGGCTGTCTCTGCCGGCCGGCCCGGGGACGTCTTCGAACCCCGGCACACCACACACGGCTTCCGCTACGTCCAGGTCGAGGGCCAGCCCGGGACCCTCGCCGCGGAGGACATCACCGCCGTGGTGGTGCATACACCCCTCGACCGCTCGGGCTGGTTTGAATGCAGCGATCCGCGGCTGAACGCCCTGCATGGCGCCATCTCCTGGAGCTTCCGCGGCAATGCCTGCGACGTCCCCACCGACTGTCCGCAACGGGAGAGGTCGGGCTTCACGGGCGACTGGCAGGTTTTTGTGGACACGGCGGCCCTGATGTTCGATGTGGCCGCGTTCAGCGAAAAGTGGCTGAGGGATCTCGCTGCCGACCAGTGGCCGGGCGGGCGGGTGCCCACCGTCGTGCCCAATCCCGCCGGCGACGGCCCCTCCGGCAACGCCTTCGAAGACATGGCCGCGGGCTCTGCGGGCTGGGGGGATGCCGCCGTGCTCGTCCCGTGGTCCCTCTGGCGGGCTTACGGGGACAAGCCGGCGCTGGCCCGGGCGTTCCCCACCATGCGCGGATGGGTCGACTACGCAGCCGCGGCGGCAGCCGGCGCCCGCCATCCGGAACGCTCCGGCCGGCGTCCCGTGCCGCTGGCGCATGAGGGGTTCCTGTGGGACACCGGCTTCCATTTCGGGGAGTGGCTCGAGCCGGACAGCCCGCCCAACCCGGACCCGTCGCGGGACCACGGGATCGTCGCCACGGCCTACCTGTTCCGCTCCGCCAGTGTCCTGGCCCGTACCGCCAAGGTGCTGGGGGACGCGGCCGCGGCCGCACACTATGAAGTCCTGGCGGAGCAGGTGCAGGCCGCCTGGCGGACCGAATATTTGGACGAAAACGGCATCCTGGGCGAGGAGTCCCAGGGGCACTATGTTCGTGGCCTGGCCTTCGGGCTGGTGCCGGAAGCTCTTACGCACCGGACGGCGGCCCGGCTGGTGGAGCTAATCCGCGGCAACGGGAACCGGCTCGGCACCGGATTCCTGGCCACTGGGCTGCTGCTGCCCGTCCTTGCGGACCACGGCTACCTGGATGTCGCCTACGAGCTGCTGCTCTCCACCGGGACACCTTCCTGGCTGGGAATGCTGGAGGCCGGTGCCACCACCATGTGGGAGTGGTGGGACGGGGTGACGGAGCAGGGAGCCCGCGGTTCCCTGAACCATTACAGCAAGGGTGCGGTGGGGGCGTTCCTGTACACCCACCTGGCCGGCATCCGCCTGCCGGAGGATCCGGCAGCGGAGGAGACCGCCTACCGGAGGGTGACCATCGCCCCGCAGCCCGGCGGCGGAATCACGTCGGCGAGCGCCGCCGTCGTCACTCCCCAGGGCCGCATCAGCGTTTCCTGGACGCTTGAGCACAGCCAGTTCACGCTCGAAGTGGACCTGCCCGACGGCGTTCGGGCCGCCGTCGAACTTCCGGACGGCAGCAGCAGGCTGGTGGCAGGAGGCTCACATCACTGCAGCTGTGAGTTCCGTGTTAATCCGGCTCAGGGCGTCTAG
- the hxlB gene encoding 6-phospho-3-hexuloisomerase, translated as MSVITDTVPATPAGTSTAVPAASVTRNQLLVLDEIQRTAARVDPEQVAALASEIKDAERIFVTGAGRSGLVLKMAAMRLMHLGLTVHVVGETTAPAIRTGDVLLAASGSGTTSSVVKAAQTAAAQRARVAVYTTNPGSPLAEAASAVVVIPGVQKTDHGSGASRQYSGSLFEQVLFTTTEAVFQSLWEEDAAAAEDLWLRHANLE; from the coding sequence TTGAGTGTCATCACGGACACCGTTCCCGCCACGCCGGCAGGAACGTCCACCGCAGTTCCGGCAGCATCGGTCACCAGGAACCAGCTCCTGGTCCTGGATGAGATCCAGCGGACCGCCGCCCGGGTGGATCCGGAGCAGGTTGCCGCCCTGGCTTCGGAAATCAAGGATGCAGAACGGATCTTCGTCACCGGCGCAGGCCGCAGCGGCCTCGTCCTGAAGATGGCCGCCATGAGGCTCATGCACCTGGGGCTGACGGTGCACGTGGTGGGCGAGACCACCGCGCCCGCCATCCGCACGGGGGATGTCCTGCTCGCTGCCTCCGGTTCCGGCACGACGTCGAGCGTCGTGAAGGCAGCGCAGACCGCCGCCGCGCAGCGCGCTCGGGTAGCTGTGTACACCACCAACCCCGGTTCCCCGCTCGCAGAGGCGGCGTCCGCCGTCGTCGTTATCCCGGGCGTGCAGAAGACGGACCACGGGTCGGGCGCCTCGCGCCAGTACTCAGGGAGCCTGTTCGAACAGGTGCTGTTCACCACTACCGAGGCAGTATTCCAAAGCCTTTGGGAAGAGGATGCTGCTGCTGCGGAAGACCTCTGGCTGCGCCACGCAAACCTCGAGTAG
- a CDS encoding BCCT family transporter translates to MTINSDVTIDESSEDDRASGAEPALEREPVPPQEDLQILQALRETESEHEEARRSSQLFRKGGIDKVVFGVAGLLTLAFVIWGFAGRENLATTSQVVLDWVMKNTGWLFVALSSLFVVYVLWLAVSRFGNIPLGKDAEKPEYSMVSWVSMMFAAGMGIGLMFYGVAEPLYHYISPPPGTVDGQTPAAVQTAMATSIFHWTLHPWAMYAVVGVAMAYGTYRLGRKQLISSVFTSLFGIRRVEGPIGKVINMLAIFATLFGTAASLGLGALQIGSGMASNGWINGQLATPVLVVIVAVLTACFVASAVSGISRGIQWLSNINMVLAAVLAVIVFVAGPTLFILNLIPAAVGDYARDLAEMASRTEAVGDDALRTWMSGWTIFYWAWWVSWTPFVGLFIARISRGRTIRQFVTGVLLVPSIVSVIWFGIFGGAAINIQATADATPDTGDGLAKIVDGAPSISFDGALFDLLHHLPLPNAIAGAVAVLAMVLVAIFFVTGADAASIVMGSLSSDGAEEPRRGVVIFWGALTGAVAAVMLLAGGDKPAEALAGLQRITIVSALPFVVVMFLMCFALTRDLRRDPLSLRARLVTSVVERSIRSGVEQHGGVQFDLVTKHECDERCAKNELEPGGDKQH, encoded by the coding sequence ATGACAATCAATAGTGACGTCACTATCGATGAAAGCAGTGAAGACGACCGGGCCTCGGGGGCGGAACCGGCGTTGGAACGAGAGCCTGTTCCTCCCCAGGAAGACCTGCAAATCCTGCAGGCCCTGCGGGAAACCGAATCAGAACATGAAGAAGCGCGGCGCAGCAGCCAACTGTTCCGGAAGGGAGGCATCGACAAGGTAGTCTTCGGCGTCGCCGGACTGCTCACGCTGGCATTCGTTATCTGGGGATTTGCCGGCAGGGAGAACCTGGCCACCACCTCCCAGGTGGTCCTTGATTGGGTCATGAAGAACACGGGCTGGCTCTTCGTTGCGCTCTCCTCCCTGTTCGTGGTCTACGTTCTCTGGCTGGCGGTCAGCCGCTTCGGGAACATCCCGCTGGGGAAAGACGCGGAAAAGCCCGAGTACTCCATGGTCTCGTGGGTCTCGATGATGTTCGCGGCCGGCATGGGCATCGGCCTGATGTTCTACGGCGTGGCCGAGCCGCTCTATCACTACATCTCCCCGCCGCCGGGCACGGTGGACGGCCAGACTCCCGCGGCGGTCCAGACGGCGATGGCAACCTCGATCTTCCACTGGACCCTGCACCCATGGGCCATGTACGCGGTGGTGGGCGTTGCCATGGCCTACGGAACGTACCGCCTTGGCCGCAAACAGCTCATTTCCAGCGTCTTCACGTCGCTGTTCGGCATCCGCAGGGTGGAAGGTCCCATCGGCAAGGTCATCAACATGCTGGCCATCTTCGCCACACTTTTCGGCACCGCCGCGTCGCTGGGTCTTGGTGCGCTGCAGATCGGCAGCGGAATGGCGTCCAACGGCTGGATCAACGGCCAGCTTGCCACTCCTGTGCTGGTGGTCATCGTTGCCGTGCTCACAGCCTGCTTCGTGGCCTCGGCGGTTTCCGGCATCAGCCGCGGCATCCAGTGGCTGTCCAACATCAATATGGTCCTGGCTGCAGTCCTGGCCGTCATCGTGTTCGTGGCGGGGCCGACGCTCTTCATCCTTAACCTGATCCCGGCCGCAGTCGGCGACTATGCACGGGACCTGGCCGAGATGGCCTCCCGGACTGAGGCTGTCGGCGATGACGCCCTGCGCACGTGGATGTCCGGCTGGACCATTTTCTACTGGGCCTGGTGGGTCTCCTGGACGCCCTTCGTTGGCCTGTTCATCGCCCGCATCAGCCGCGGCCGCACCATCCGCCAGTTCGTCACCGGCGTCCTGCTGGTCCCCAGCATCGTCAGCGTCATCTGGTTCGGCATCTTCGGCGGGGCCGCCATCAACATCCAGGCCACCGCAGACGCCACCCCGGACACCGGCGATGGCCTGGCCAAGATCGTCGACGGGGCTCCCTCGATTTCCTTCGACGGTGCCCTGTTCGACCTGCTCCACCACCTCCCCCTGCCCAATGCCATTGCCGGCGCGGTCGCCGTCCTGGCGATGGTCCTGGTGGCCATCTTCTTCGTCACCGGCGCCGATGCGGCCTCCATCGTGATGGGGTCACTCAGCTCCGACGGCGCAGAAGAACCACGCCGCGGAGTCGTCATCTTCTGGGGTGCCCTTACGGGAGCCGTTGCCGCAGTGATGCTCCTCGCCGGCGGCGACAAGCCTGCCGAGGCGCTCGCCGGACTGCAGCGGATCACCATCGTGTCAGCCCTGCCCTTCGTGGTGGTGATGTTCCTGATGTGCTTTGCCCTCACGAGGGACCTGCGCCGGGACCCGCTGTCGCTGCGCGCGCGGTTGGTGACGTCCGTCGTCGAGCGCTCCATTCGCAGTGGGGTGGAACAGCACGGCGGCGTCCAGTTCGATCTGGTGACCAAACACGAATGTGATGAACGGTGCGCCAAGAATGAGCTTGAGCCCGGAGGGGACAAGCAGCACTGA
- the hxlA gene encoding 3-hexulose-6-phosphate synthase, with protein sequence MKLQVAIDLLTTEAALELAGKVAEHVDIIELGTPLVKSEGLSAITAIKNAHPDKIVFADLKTMDAGELEADIAFKAGADLITVLGAADDSTIAGAVKAAKAHSKGVVVDLIGVEDKVTRAKEVRALGAKFVEMHAGLDEQAKPGFDLNVLLSAGEEARVPFSVAGGVNLSTIEAVQRAGADVAVAGGAIYSAADPELAAKELRAAII encoded by the coding sequence ATGAAACTGCAAGTCGCAATCGACCTCCTCACCACCGAAGCCGCCCTCGAACTTGCCGGCAAGGTCGCCGAGCACGTGGACATCATCGAGCTCGGCACGCCGCTGGTGAAGAGCGAAGGGCTTTCCGCCATTACCGCCATCAAGAACGCCCACCCGGACAAGATCGTTTTCGCGGACCTCAAGACGATGGACGCCGGCGAACTCGAAGCTGACATCGCCTTCAAGGCCGGCGCCGACCTGATCACCGTGCTGGGTGCCGCCGACGACTCCACCATCGCCGGTGCCGTCAAGGCAGCCAAGGCCCACAGCAAGGGCGTCGTTGTGGACCTGATCGGTGTCGAGGACAAGGTGACCCGTGCCAAGGAAGTCCGGGCCCTGGGCGCGAAGTTCGTCGAGATGCACGCCGGCCTGGATGAGCAGGCCAAGCCCGGTTTCGACCTGAACGTGCTGCTGAGCGCCGGCGAGGAAGCCCGCGTTCCGTTCTCCGTCGCCGGTGGCGTGAACCTCTCCACGATCGAAGCCGTCCAGCGGGCTGGCGCCGACGTGGCCGTCGCCGGAGGCGCGATCTACAGCGCCGCTGACCCGGAGCTGGCCGCCAAGGAACTGCGCGCCGCGATCATCTAG